Genomic window (Streptomyces cadmiisoli):
CCTTTCCATGACCGCCCGTCATGCCGCGCCCGGACCACCGCTTCCGCGCAACTGGGCGGATCTGGTGACCGACTGCTCGGTAAGTGCGAGTGATTCAGGACAGGGTGAAGAAGTGTCGGATCGGTTTTCGGCCAATGTCGCGACCCCGTGCCGGAATCCCCCGCGAGTGGGCCTGAGTGGCGCAAGCTTCTCCCGTAGCGAAGGGTTTGCGCAATCGCCCATCGATTAGGATCCTTGATGGATCGGGTCGGCACGGTATCGACGGGAGGCACGGGGGATGGTCGGCGCGGAAGATCCAGCCGTTCATCAACTGCGATCACTGCTGGCGCTGGCCGAGGAACTGCATTTCGGCCGTGCCGCCACACGGCTGTACCTCACTCAGTCCGCCCTCAGCCAGCAGATCGGCACACTGGAGCGGCGGCTGGGGGTCCAGTTGTTCACCCGCACCAGCCGCAAGGTGCAACTGACCCCGCTGGGCCGGGCTCTCCTGCCGCTGGTACGGAACGTGGTGGGAGCCGCGGACGAACTGCGGGACGCCGCACGGCACTCCTCGGCCGGCGACGACGGGCTGGTGCTGCGCATCGGGCTCACCGACTGCGCCGCCACCCTCACCGCCACCCGCCGGGTGATCGCCACCCTCACCACCCTGCACCGCGGTCTGGAGGTCGACCTCGAGGTGCTCGATCTGGTCGAGCAGGCGACGGCCCTGGCGGTGGGGCGGATCGACGCGGCGTTCGTCTACGGACCGGTGCCCGCAGGCTTTCACGCCGAGCCGCTGACCACCGAGCCGCGCGTGGTGTGCCTCGCCGCCTCCGACCCGCTCGCGCGGCGGCCGGCCCTGCGCCTCGCGGATCTCGCCGACCGCCCCATGGTGGGACTGGCGCCGGAGATCTCCGCCGTCGAACGACGGTTCTGGGCCATGGATCCCCGCCCCGACGGCACCCGCGTGCGCTACACCGGCCACCACGTCACGCGGGTCGAGTCCCTGCTGTCCGCCGCCTCCTTCGACGGGGCCATCGCCTTCCTGCCCGCCGTGGCCGCCGAGTTGTTCCCCCGCCCCGACATCCGCTACCGCCCCGTCGCCGACCTGGCACCGTGCACCTTCGGCCTGGTCTGGCCCGAGCCGGCGCGGGAGAACCCCAACATCACCGCCCTGGCGGACCTCTGCCGCCGCCTGCGCGACCAGGGCCGGCTGCCGGCGGGAACCATCCAGGGGCCCGACGAGCCGACGGTGCCGTCCGGGGCGGGACGGAAGCCGAGCGCACCGGACGCGGTCCCGCTGCCGACGCGCTGAGCGGCGCGGTGCCGCCCGGCCGGACGGAACGGGAAGCGGTGTTCCGTGGGCCCGCGCGCCCTCGTTCGCAGGGCGCGTTCCGGCCGAAGGACACCCCCACAATGGTTGAAAACCGATGGTAACCACTCGAACAGGCATGCCAGGATGAGTTCACCATGACTGCTGGACGGGGCTTTCGCGTGCTGCGCGCCGTGGTCTTCGCGGCCGTGTGCGTGATCTCCGCGGCACTGGGCCACGTCCTGATGTCGGGCCACGGACCGTCCTGGTGGCTGCTGCTCGGCGCGGGCACCGCGGTGGCGGGGACGACCTGGTCCCTGGCCGGTCGGGAGTGCCGACGCGTGGTGGTGGCCGTGTTCGCCGTGGCGACCCAGGCCGGGCTGCACGGACTGTTCATGCTGACGCACGCGGCGACGATGCCCGGACCGGAGCCCGGCACCGCGGGCCGAGCGGCATCGATGTCCCACAGCGGGGCCGGTCACACCGCACGAGGGCTGGAGCCGTCGGGCCACGGACTGCACACCGCGCCCGGCTCCCCGGCTCATGGCATCGACGCCTCCTTCCTCCCGGGCACGCTCGGCATGCTCGCGGTCCATCTGCTGGCCGCTCTGCTGTGCGGTCTGTGGCTCGCGCTGGGGGAGGGGGCCGCATTCCGCGTCCTGCGGGCCCTCGCCGCGCGGCTCGCGGCGCCCCTGCGGCTGCTCCGACGGCCGCCCGTGCCGAAGTCCCGGCCCCGTCCGCCCGCCCCAGGGGCACGCTCGGAGCGTGTGCCGTGGCGGCTGGCGGTGCCCCGCGCCCTGACCACTCGGGGGCCGCCGGCGCCCGCCGCCGCCGTGCTCCGGTAACACCACTGCCCGAGGCCGTCGGCGTGGTCCGCACGGGCGGACCGAAGGCGCCGCGGAGCGGCCGGAGGTCCGAGCCGCGCGGCCCGTCGCCCATGGTCCGCGGTGCCGGACCGAGGACCGGCATCACGCGTGCGGGGCGAATTGCTGAAATCGCGCTCCCTGTACCGGACTTCCCGCGAGTCGCTGATCCACAGCGGTCGGCCGTGGCGGAACTCGGGATCAATGAAATGCACGCCGGAGCGTCCCGGCCTGCCCGGAAATTCGAGAATTCCGCGAACTTCCGGCGCCGGGCACGCCCCGGCCGTGGCCGTAGCGACGTGAAGGAGCCGCCGAAAGTGTCCTGGCCGGCGCTTTGACCGAAGCGTCGAAAGGAAATCATCGCGGTGCCCGCCGCATCGTGGCAACGCGACGTGTGCGGCCGCCCGTCGGGGGACGGGCGGACACACCGACAAGGGGGAAATGATGTCAATGCGCGAGCCGCTCCAGTTCCGTTTACTGGGACCGCTGGAGATATGGATGGGCGGTCGGCGGGTGCAACTGACCGCGCCGCGGCTGCAAAGCACGCTGGGCATGCTGCTGGTGCGGGCGAACCGAGTGGTCTCCGTGGAGCATCTGGCGCAGTGCGTCTGGGAGGAACGGCAGCCCGCCGATCCGGCCAATCAGATCGCCGTGTGCATCTCGAAACTGCGCGGACGCTTCTCCCGACTCGGCCTGAGCCATGAACTGATCACCACCGAGCCGCCCGGCTACCTCCTCACCACCCGGGGCGTCGAACTGGACACCCACCTGGTCCACACTCTGCGTGCCGAGGCGGAGCGGTGCGTGGCGGCGGGGGATCGCGGCCGGGCAGTCGCCCTCCTCGAGGAGGCGCTGTCCCAGTGGCGCGGACCACTGCTGGCGGGGCTGACCCGGCAGGCCTGGCAGGCGGAGGTGAGCGCCTGGGAGGAGGAGCGGGTCACGTTGCGCGTCAAGTGGGCCGAACTGCAACTGGAACTCGGCCGATACGAACCGCTCATCGGCGAACTCACCGCTTTCGTGCAGCAGAACCCCTTCTTCGAACGTCCCAGGGCCCAGCTGATGACCGCGTTGTACCTGTCCGGCCGGCAGGCCGACGCGCTGCGCCTGTTCCGGGAGACCTCCCGGATGCTCGACCGGGAACTCGCCGTGACACCGGGACCCGAACTGCAACGACTGCACCAGGAGATTCTGCGCGGGGCTGTCCCGGCGGAGCCTTCGGCGACCGAGCTCCGGCTGCCCGCCGGACCGCCCCCGGCACCCGTCGGCGGCCCCGCCGCCCCGCACGCCGAGGCCGTCGTACCCCGCGAGGCCCTCGGGGTCGACCGGCCGGCCACCGACCGGCCGACCCCGGGCCGGCCGGGCCCCGCCCTGTCGGCCGGCCCCTGTCTCCTCCCCAGCGACATCGACGACTTCGTCGGCCGCGAACGCGAGATCGCCACCCTGGTGGAGAGGCTCGCGCCCTCCCGCGGGCAGGTCCCGCTCGTGGAGGTGGTGGGCGCCGGCGGAACCGGGAAGACCGCCCTCGCCGTACATGTCGCGCACGCCCTGCGACCGCAGTTCCCCGACGGGCAGCTGTACATCAACCTGCGCGGAATGGACGACGACCCGGTCGCGCCCGAGGAGGCGCTGGCGCGGCTGCTGGCCGAGCTGAGCACCGCGGGGTCGGTCCTGCCCGAGGGGCTGGACCAGCGGTCGGAGAAGTACCGGGCGCTGCTCGCGGACCAACGGATCCTGGTCGTCCTCGACAACGCCGCCGACGCCGCCCAGATCCGGCCGCTGCTGCCCGGCACGGGAAGCTGCGCGGTGATCGTGACCGGCCGTTCCCGGGTCGCCTCGTCCTTCGCCACCCACGTGGTGGAGCTGGGCATCCTCTCCCGCGAGCACGCGCTGGAACTGCTGCGCCGGGTCGCCGGGCCGGAACGGCCCACCGCGGAACCGGAAGCGGCCCGGCGACTCGTGGACTACTGCGGTTGGCTGCCGCTCGCGGTGAGCATCGTGGCGGCGAAGCTGGCGGCCAAACCCCACTGGACCCTGGAGCGGGTCGCCGCGCGCCTGGCCGACGAGCAGCGCAGGCTGGACGAGCTGGAGCACGACAGCCTGGCCGTACGCACCACGTTCGCGCTGTCCTACCAGGGCATCAGCGCCGACGCCCGCACGCTGCTGCGAAGGCTCGCCCTGCTGCCCGTACCCGACTTCTCCGACTGGCCGGCCTCGCCGCTGGTTGGTCTGGACGCGCACGAGACGGAGAAGCTGATCGAGGAACTGGTCGACGCGCGTCTGGTCGAGGTCGTGGGCACGGACCGGGCGGGCCAGCTGCGCTACCGGATCCACGACCTGCTGCGGCTGTTCGGACTGGAGCGGGCCGCCGGGACCGACGCGCACCCCGAACTCCGGGAGGCGGTCTCCCGTACGGCTCGCGCCGCGCTGGCCCGCGCGGACCTGGCGCATCGCACGGTCTGCGGCGGCGACTACACCGTCGTGCGCAGCACCGTGCCGCGCCCCGACACGGCACGCAGGGCCCGTGAGCTCACGCGGGACGAGCGGGCGGCTTCGCTGGACTGGTACGAGTCGGAGCGGCTCACCATCACCGCGCTGGTCAAACGGGCCGCGGAGTACGGACTCGACGGACTCGCCTGGGACCTGGCCGCGGTGTGCCGCTGTCTGTTCAGCACGCGCGGGCACCACGACGAATGGCTGACGACCCACCGGTGGGCGCTGCGGGCCGTGCGGGAGAGCGGCAGCGGCCGGGGCCGGGCGGCCCTGCTGCTGGGGCTGGGCGATCTGCACCTCACCAAGCGGCACCACGCCGAGGCCCGCGCCTGCCTGGAGGAGGCCCACCGGACGTTCCTCGACGTCGGCGACGAGTACGGTGCGGCACTCGCGCTGCGTCGCTCGGGATACGTGGACCGGCTGCTCGGCCGCTACGAACAGGCGCTGGAGCGCTGGCGGGGCTGCCTGCCCGCCCTGCGGGCCGCCGGTGACCTCCAGGCCCAGGTGCAGGTGCAGCGCCAACTGGGCCTGACCCTCCTCGAACTGCACGACCTGGACGGCGCCGAGCCCCATCTGAAGGAGGCCGAGGACCTCACGTGCCGCTTCCACGGGCGTGGCGCCGGACAGGTGAGGCTGGCCCTCGCCGATCTCCTCCGGGCCCGGCGCCGGCTGGACGAGGCGGAGACGGAGTACCTGACGGCGCGGGAGCTGACGGACGCCATCGGCGATGTCGTCGGCAGCGGCTACGCGCACTTCGGGCTGGGGATCGTCGCCCTCGAACGAGGGGAGCCCACGGCGGCCGAGCGACTGCTCGACGTCTGCGTGGAGTCGGCGCGCGAGGTGGGCGATCCGCTGCTCGAAGCGCTCGGCCTGTTCGGTCTGTCGGCCGCCCACGGGCACAGTGCGAGGCCGCGGGAGGCCGAGGTGCTGCTGGACCGGTCGGCCCGCCTGTACCGGGACCTCGGAACACCGGTGCGCTACGCGCGTTGTCTGTACGCCCAGGCCGGGGTGATCGCGCAGCGGGACGGTGATCCCGTCGTCGTGTCCGCCCTGCGCGCGCGGGCGGCGGCCGCGGTGGCGAGCACGGGTTCGCCGCTCGCGGCCCGCGCGTTCGCGGAGAACACCCGACCCCATTACCCCTTTGTCCTGTGAGCGTCCGGCGTGAATTCAGCCGACTTCGGCGATGAAATTCCGACGGCCCGGAGAAATGCTACGAGCGGACGCTGTCGTTTCGGTGTCCGTACGATGTGTTCGATGTTTTCGCAGGTCAGAGCGTGATCTGCAGGGATTGTGACAGGCTTCTGGAAGAGTCTTGCCCTGAACTCGGGCCGTCCCGAATCATTTCTAGCCGTCAGGAACTTTCAGCGACACGCAGCCGACGTGGGAATCCGCGGCCCATGGAGCCGACGCACCAGCTGATGAGCCGTCAAGTCCCGGCGGGCGTAGCCCTCACCGTCCTTCACCGGGCCCGCCCGCCGCCGACGGCGGTCGGCCGGACACGGCGTGCTCCACGTGGCGACCGTCGCCCGACACACGCCGACGTCATTCCCCGAGCGCAGGCGCCGCCACCCCTCGGCCTCCGCTCCGTGCGAGCCGCACGAAAGGCCGGGCACTCACCGAGAGAAACAGAGGAGAACGATGTCCGACTCGCCGGCGGACCAGATACTCCGCCTGCTCTTCGCCTCCCGACGTACCTCGGGCGGCCCCGCCGACCTGTGCAACGGCAAGCCGTGCGAGCGGTGCTTCGCACAGCATCGGCCGAAGGTCGAGCACTTCATGGCGCGGGGCGTGCCACTGCACTTCGTGCTGCCGGCCTTCCCGGCCAAGTCCGCCAACCGGAACAAGGTGCTCGGGCCACTGCCCGACCTGGCCGAGCGGCTGTCGCTGGAGTTTCTCCAGTCGTTCTGCGACTACGTCCGCCACTACTACGAGCCGGGAGCGCGCATCACGGTCTGCTCCGACGGACACGTCTTCGCCGACCTCGTGGGCGTGGCCGACCAGGACGTGACGGACTACCGCACCGAACTGGAGCTGCTGCTCCGGGCGATCGGCGCGGACGCCATCAACACCTACGGACTCGGCGACGCCTTCCACAGCGGCGGCCACGACGAGCAGCGGGCCCGGCTGACCGGGCGCTACGCCCAGCCCGTGGCGGACATCCGGGCCCGGGTCGTGGAGGACGCCGCCGCCCGGTCCCTGTTCTCCGGCATCCACCGCTTCCTCTTCGAGGACCAGCTGGTCCGCAGCGAGGGCCGCAGCCGCAACAGCGTCCGCGAAAAGACCAAGTCCCGGGCCTACCAGGTGATCCAGCGCAGCGACGCCTGGAGCAGCCTGGTCGAGGAGTACTTCCCGGAGGCGCTGCGCCTGTCGATCCATCCGCAGGACAGCCACTCCCACAAGATCGGCATCCACATGATGCGCACCCGGGACAACTGGCTCACCCCCTGGCACGGCGTCGCCCTCGACGACGGTGAGGGGATCCGCCTGGTCAAGCGGCACGAAGCCGAGCAACTCGGCGCGACCCTCGTCCGGCGCCGGAACCGACCCAGTCACTTCATCGCTCCGCACGTCATGACCTCGCGGAGCCCGCTGCTCGTCGAGGAGGCCGTGTGATGCCCTCGTACTCCGTCACCCCGCTCAAGCCCTTCGGCGCGCTCGTCGAGCCCGGGGAACCGGGCGCCGCGCTGGATTCGGTGCCGGTCGAGGAGGCCCGGTCGCTCGTGCGGGCGCACCGCGTCGTGGTGCTGCGCGGCTTCCGCCCCGTCGAACGGGACGGGCTGACCGCCTACGCACGCGGCTGGGGCTCGCTGCTGAGCTGGAACTTCGGCGAGATCCTCGATCTGGAGGTGCACGACGACCCCAAGGACTACGTGTTCACCCAGGGACATGTGCCCTACCACTGGGACGGCGCCTTCGCCGAACAGGTGCCCTCGCACCAGATCTTCCAGTGCGTACGGGCACCGTCGGCCGGCGGCCGCACCTTCTTCTGCGACACCGAACGCGTCCTGACCGCGCTGCCGGAAGCCACCCGGCGCGTCTGGGAGCGGGTGCGCGTCACCTACCGCAAGGAGAAGACCGCGCACTACGGCGGTCACATCACCGCCCCGCTGGTCCAGGAGCACCCGCACACCGGAGCCCCGGTCGTCCGCTACGCCGAACCGCTCGATCCGGAACGGTTCGTCAGCCCGCTCTTCCTGGACGTCGACGGACTGCCCGCCGAACTGGGGCAGGACGAGTTCGTCCAGGACATCGAGGAGCGGCTGTACGCGCCGGACGCGATGTACCG
Coding sequences:
- a CDS encoding AfsR/SARP family transcriptional regulator — encoded protein: MREPLQFRLLGPLEIWMGGRRVQLTAPRLQSTLGMLLVRANRVVSVEHLAQCVWEERQPADPANQIAVCISKLRGRFSRLGLSHELITTEPPGYLLTTRGVELDTHLVHTLRAEAERCVAAGDRGRAVALLEEALSQWRGPLLAGLTRQAWQAEVSAWEEERVTLRVKWAELQLELGRYEPLIGELTAFVQQNPFFERPRAQLMTALYLSGRQADALRLFRETSRMLDRELAVTPGPELQRLHQEILRGAVPAEPSATELRLPAGPPPAPVGGPAAPHAEAVVPREALGVDRPATDRPTPGRPGPALSAGPCLLPSDIDDFVGREREIATLVERLAPSRGQVPLVEVVGAGGTGKTALAVHVAHALRPQFPDGQLYINLRGMDDDPVAPEEALARLLAELSTAGSVLPEGLDQRSEKYRALLADQRILVVLDNAADAAQIRPLLPGTGSCAVIVTGRSRVASSFATHVVELGILSREHALELLRRVAGPERPTAEPEAARRLVDYCGWLPLAVSIVAAKLAAKPHWTLERVAARLADEQRRLDELEHDSLAVRTTFALSYQGISADARTLLRRLALLPVPDFSDWPASPLVGLDAHETEKLIEELVDARLVEVVGTDRAGQLRYRIHDLLRLFGLERAAGTDAHPELREAVSRTARAALARADLAHRTVCGGDYTVVRSTVPRPDTARRARELTRDERAASLDWYESERLTITALVKRAAEYGLDGLAWDLAAVCRCLFSTRGHHDEWLTTHRWALRAVRESGSGRGRAALLLGLGDLHLTKRHHAEARACLEEAHRTFLDVGDEYGAALALRRSGYVDRLLGRYEQALERWRGCLPALRAAGDLQAQVQVQRQLGLTLLELHDLDGAEPHLKEAEDLTCRFHGRGAGQVRLALADLLRARRRLDEAETEYLTARELTDAIGDVVGSGYAHFGLGIVALERGEPTAAERLLDVCVESAREVGDPLLEALGLFGLSAAHGHSARPREAEVLLDRSARLYRDLGTPVRYARCLYAQAGVIAQRDGDPVVVSALRARAAAAVASTGSPLAARAFAENTRPHYPFVL
- a CDS encoding TauD/TfdA dioxygenase family protein — protein: MPSYSVTPLKPFGALVEPGEPGAALDSVPVEEARSLVRAHRVVVLRGFRPVERDGLTAYARGWGSLLSWNFGEILDLEVHDDPKDYVFTQGHVPYHWDGAFAEQVPSHQIFQCVRAPSAGGRTFFCDTERVLTALPEATRRVWERVRVTYRKEKTAHYGGHITAPLVQEHPHTGAPVVRYAEPLDPERFVSPLFLDVDGLPAELGQDEFVQDIEERLYAPDAMYRHEWHDGDYAFTDNHALLHGRTAFTGSAARHLRRVHVL
- a CDS encoding LysR family transcriptional regulator — protein: MVGAEDPAVHQLRSLLALAEELHFGRAATRLYLTQSALSQQIGTLERRLGVQLFTRTSRKVQLTPLGRALLPLVRNVVGAADELRDAARHSSAGDDGLVLRIGLTDCAATLTATRRVIATLTTLHRGLEVDLEVLDLVEQATALAVGRIDAAFVYGPVPAGFHAEPLTTEPRVVCLAASDPLARRPALRLADLADRPMVGLAPEISAVERRFWAMDPRPDGTRVRYTGHHVTRVESLLSAASFDGAIAFLPAVAAELFPRPDIRYRPVADLAPCTFGLVWPEPARENPNITALADLCRRLRDQGRLPAGTIQGPDEPTVPSGAGRKPSAPDAVPLPTR
- a CDS encoding L-tyrosine/L-tryptophan isonitrile synthase family protein, yielding MSDSPADQILRLLFASRRTSGGPADLCNGKPCERCFAQHRPKVEHFMARGVPLHFVLPAFPAKSANRNKVLGPLPDLAERLSLEFLQSFCDYVRHYYEPGARITVCSDGHVFADLVGVADQDVTDYRTELELLLRAIGADAINTYGLGDAFHSGGHDEQRARLTGRYAQPVADIRARVVEDAAARSLFSGIHRFLFEDQLVRSEGRSRNSVREKTKSRAYQVIQRSDAWSSLVEEYFPEALRLSIHPQDSHSHKIGIHMMRTRDNWLTPWHGVALDDGEGIRLVKRHEAEQLGATLVRRRNRPSHFIAPHVMTSRSPLLVEEAV